A single window of Chloracidobacterium thermophilum B DNA harbors:
- the coaD gene encoding pantetheine-phosphate adenylyltransferase encodes MCRAVYPGSFDPITNGHLDIIRRGCTLFDHITIGVLNNEQKSPLFTVAERIEMIQAVVAPLAETTRTTIEVDSFEGLLVDFAKRKRANCIVRGLRAVSDYEYELQMAQMNRHMQPDIETVFLMSADTYSFVSSRLVKEICFLGRSVQPFVPPIVEARLQAKFGRQPQS; translated from the coding sequence GTGTGCCGTGCTGTGTATCCCGGATCGTTTGACCCCATCACCAATGGGCATCTCGACATCATCCGTCGGGGCTGTACGCTCTTTGACCACATCACCATTGGTGTTCTCAACAATGAACAGAAAAGCCCGCTGTTCACCGTGGCGGAGCGCATCGAGATGATTCAGGCGGTTGTCGCCCCCCTGGCTGAAACCACCCGGACAACCATCGAGGTGGACAGCTTTGAAGGGCTTCTGGTGGACTTCGCCAAGCGAAAACGGGCCAACTGCATTGTTCGCGGCTTGCGCGCGGTTTCCGACTACGAATACGAACTCCAGATGGCCCAGATGAACCGTCACATGCAGCCCGACATCGAGACGGTCTTTCTGATGTCAGCCGACACGTACAGCTTCGTCAGTTCCCGGTTGGTCAAGGAAATCTGTTTCCTTGGGCGCTCGGTCCAGCCGTTCGTGCCACCGATTGTCGAAGCCCGTCTCCAGGCCAAGTTCGGGCGTCAACCCCAGTCCTGA
- a CDS encoding alpha/beta fold hydrolase, with translation MSSLAEAPVHALTSVWMWRGQRMHYARRGSGEPVLLIHSLNAAASAYEMRKVFLGLEDTFDVIAPDLPGFGASERRRMDYTANLYTDFILDFCRARIGIPCHVIASSLGAAYVIRAASLAPELFRKLVLIAPTGIRALADERPTRLRQTARHILFSPVGTLFFKALSTRPVIRYFMTNQGFYDPRCFTREHAEHLYRTMRVKNAKYAPIAFLTGIANCNISHAFGRLLQPVLLVWGKNARTTPARQAEDFLARKPEAQLVLFENCALLPHDEHADRFNQLARQFLAS, from the coding sequence ATGTCATCTCTCGCCGAAGCTCCCGTGCATGCGCTGACTTCCGTCTGGATGTGGCGTGGGCAGCGCATGCACTACGCCCGGCGCGGGAGTGGGGAGCCGGTGCTGCTTATCCACAGCCTTAACGCCGCCGCCTCGGCCTATGAAATGCGCAAGGTGTTTCTGGGGCTGGAGGACACCTTCGATGTCATTGCCCCGGACCTGCCCGGTTTTGGCGCTTCCGAGCGCCGGCGGATGGATTACACAGCCAATCTCTATACGGACTTTATCCTTGATTTTTGCCGCGCGCGCATCGGCATCCCCTGCCATGTCATTGCCAGCTCGCTTGGCGCAGCCTATGTCATCCGTGCGGCGAGCCTGGCACCGGAACTGTTCCGCAAACTGGTTCTCATTGCGCCCACCGGCATTCGCGCTCTGGCCGATGAACGGCCCACACGCCTGCGCCAAACCGCACGCCACATCCTCTTTTCACCTGTGGGAACCCTGTTTTTCAAAGCGCTCAGCACGCGGCCCGTCATCCGTTACTTTATGACGAATCAGGGCTTTTACGACCCCCGGTGTTTCACTCGTGAGCATGCTGAGCATCTCTACCGCACCATGCGGGTCAAAAATGCCAAGTATGCTCCCATCGCTTTTCTGACCGGCATCGCCAACTGCAACATCAGCCATGCTTTCGGTCGGCTTCTGCAACCGGTGCTCCTGGTTTGGGGCAAAAATGCCCGCACCACCCCGGCGCGTCAGGCCGAAGATTTCCTCGCACGCAAACCGGAGGCCCAACTCGTCCTGTTTGAGAACTGCGCGCTTCTGCCGCACGACGAACACGCCGACCGGTTCAACCAACTGGCCAGACAGTTTCTCGCCAGCTAA
- a CDS encoding 3-deoxy-7-phosphoheptulonate synthase, with protein sequence MRHLIDDVRIQSFEPIPTPNELRDALPVSDRAAETVYRTREAIKRILRHEDDRLLVVVGPCSIHDPQAAMEYASRLRPLCQEYADDLVITMRVYFEKPRTTVGWKGLVNDPNLDGTFNVRRGLWLARHLLVELAEMQVPAGSEFVDLISPQYTAELVSWGAIGARTTESQSHRELASGLSCPVGFKNGTGGTIQIAVDAVRSAREPHAFLSHTKDGRSALFRTTGNPDCHIILRGGRVPNYDAHHVAEAVQLMESAGLPARIMIDCSHANSGKDHRRQPAVCRNVATQVAEGNRAIIGTMLESHLVEGKQTHVPGQPLVYGQSITDACIGWEETEKLLAELAQAVRLRRRSLTRS encoded by the coding sequence ATGCGCCATCTTATTGACGACGTTCGTATTCAATCCTTCGAGCCAATTCCAACTCCCAATGAACTGCGAGATGCCCTCCCTGTCAGCGACCGGGCTGCCGAGACGGTGTACCGTACCCGCGAAGCCATCAAGCGCATCCTGCGCCACGAAGATGACCGCCTGCTGGTGGTGGTCGGCCCCTGCTCCATTCATGACCCACAGGCGGCGATGGAATATGCCAGCCGCCTCCGTCCCCTGTGCCAGGAATACGCTGACGATCTGGTGATTACAATGCGGGTGTACTTTGAAAAACCCCGCACGACCGTTGGCTGGAAGGGACTTGTCAACGATCCCAATCTGGACGGGACGTTCAATGTCCGGCGCGGTCTGTGGCTGGCCCGCCACCTGCTCGTGGAACTGGCTGAAATGCAGGTTCCGGCCGGGAGTGAGTTCGTGGACCTGATTTCCCCGCAGTACACGGCCGAACTCGTCAGTTGGGGGGCCATTGGCGCACGTACCACGGAAAGTCAGTCACATCGTGAACTGGCTTCCGGGCTGTCCTGCCCGGTCGGCTTCAAGAACGGCACCGGCGGTACGATTCAAATCGCAGTGGATGCCGTGCGCTCGGCGCGCGAACCCCACGCCTTCCTGTCACACACCAAGGACGGCCGCTCGGCGTTGTTTCGCACCACCGGAAACCCGGACTGCCACATCATTTTGCGCGGAGGGCGGGTGCCCAACTACGACGCCCACCATGTGGCGGAAGCCGTCCAGTTGATGGAAAGCGCCGGACTGCCGGCACGCATCATGATTGATTGCAGCCATGCCAACTCCGGCAAAGACCACCGGCGGCAGCCAGCCGTGTGCCGCAATGTGGCCACCCAAGTGGCTGAGGGCAACCGGGCGATCATCGGCACGATGCTTGAAAGCCACCTTGTCGAAGGCAAACAAACGCACGTACCAGGACAACCGCTGGTCTATGGACAAAGCATTACCGACGCCTGCATTGGCTGGGAGGAAACGGAGAAACTTCTGGCCGAGTTGGCCCAAGCGGTACGCCTTCGCCGGCGGTCACTGACGCGGAGCTAA
- a CDS encoding sigma-54-dependent transcriptional regulator — protein MSRKGSLLVVDDEEVMRDVLETLLSSAGYNVKLARTGEEGLELYRDHVFDVVLLDVSMPGMGGLPTLEALLAHDPEAVVIMITAYATFETAVSAWQRGAFNCIRKPFENEDILRVVEAGIRRRRKDEEHAQLKRTLQQSADKLGIIARSAAMRDILALVEQIAPARTTVLIQGESGTGKELIARAIHFASPRAKTGQFVPVNCGNIPTELLESELFGHSRGAFTGAFTAKKGLFDIADGGTLFLDEIGNISFETQSKLLRVIQEREFIPLGETTPHRVDTRIVAATNLDLKQAVMDGKFREDLFYRLNVINIKLPPLRERPEDILPLARHFIRKYNAENQRQMSEDIDPDVLALLEAYPFPGNVRELENVIERAVVISRTNSLTVECLRDEILNPPVRGELQSLPGGLLSSSLDISQGIRFYDVVAQFEIELIRRALELTRNHQSRAAKLLGLNPTTLNSKIKNYNIK, from the coding sequence ATGTCAAGGAAAGGCTCGTTGCTGGTTGTTGATGACGAGGAGGTCATGCGTGATGTGCTGGAGACGCTCCTCTCCAGCGCCGGGTACAACGTCAAGCTGGCCCGAACCGGTGAAGAAGGACTGGAACTTTACCGGGATCACGTTTTTGACGTTGTGCTGCTGGACGTTTCGATGCCGGGGATGGGGGGACTGCCTACCCTGGAAGCCCTGCTTGCCCATGACCCGGAAGCTGTTGTCATTATGATTACCGCCTACGCCACGTTTGAAACGGCTGTCAGTGCCTGGCAGCGTGGCGCTTTCAACTGTATCCGCAAGCCCTTTGAAAATGAGGATATTTTGCGGGTTGTTGAGGCGGGCATCCGGCGCCGGCGCAAGGACGAAGAACACGCCCAGCTCAAACGTACCCTTCAGCAAAGCGCCGACAAGCTGGGCATCATCGCCCGAAGCGCCGCCATGCGGGACATCCTGGCGCTGGTTGAGCAGATTGCGCCAGCTCGGACGACGGTTCTGATTCAGGGGGAATCAGGAACCGGTAAGGAACTCATTGCACGCGCCATTCACTTTGCCAGCCCACGGGCCAAGACCGGGCAGTTTGTGCCTGTCAACTGCGGCAACATTCCTACCGAACTTCTGGAAAGTGAACTTTTTGGCCACTCACGTGGCGCTTTTACCGGCGCTTTTACGGCCAAAAAAGGTCTCTTTGACATTGCTGACGGCGGGACACTGTTTCTGGATGAAATCGGCAACATCTCCTTTGAAACCCAGAGTAAACTGTTGCGCGTCATCCAGGAACGGGAGTTCATCCCACTGGGGGAAACCACACCCCATCGGGTGGACACCCGCATCGTGGCTGCCACCAATCTCGACCTGAAACAGGCCGTGATGGACGGCAAATTTCGGGAAGACCTGTTCTATCGCCTGAACGTCATCAACATCAAGCTGCCACCTCTGCGTGAGCGCCCGGAGGATATTCTGCCACTGGCACGGCACTTCATCCGCAAGTACAACGCAGAGAACCAGCGTCAGATGTCAGAAGATATTGACCCTGATGTGCTGGCACTGCTCGAAGCCTATCCCTTTCCGGGAAATGTGCGTGAACTGGAAAATGTCATCGAGCGGGCTGTTGTCATCTCACGGACGAATTCCCTGACCGTGGAGTGTCTGCGGGATGAGATTCTCAACCCTCCGGTACGGGGGGAACTTCAGTCCCTGCCCGGTGGGCTGCTTTCATCCTCGCTCGACATTTCCCAAGGCATACGTTTTTATGATGTCGTGGCACAGTTTGAGATCGAGCTGATTCGTCGCGCTCTGGAGCTGACCCGCAACCACCAGAGCCGTGCGGCCAAGCTGCTGGGTCTCAATCCAACCACTCTTAACAGCAAGATAAAAAATTACAACATCAAGTAA
- a CDS encoding cellulose synthase family protein, giving the protein MNPVLPDLNTNGFVSLLESAVRMLPGLEKFSRTNNISYLYTSDALDWTIFILYFGLLFILAIYGAYRLRITYLFLRYHQFRPQPKAYFDEDNLPHVTVQLPLFNEMYVVERLLAACAALDYPKDKLEIQVLDDSTDETRAIAKAAVERYAAQGLDMVYLHRTNRAGFKAGALSEGLKVAKGQFILIFDADFQPKPDCIRKMIHYFTEPRVGVVQFRWSHLNADYNLLTRVQSVMLDGHFVIEHTARHRSGGFFNFNGTAGMWRREAIVWSGGWQADTLAEDTDLSYRAQLLGWKFVYVLDEDVPAELPVDINAFKVQQRRWAKGYTQVAMKILPRLGGLNLPLHAKIETFFHLSGNLIYPLMIVFHLLHLPVLIVRYNQGLFHLMLLDVPFLLLSIFSVTSYYFISLKELYGSRWENLLLIYLAMSIGVGISISNAKAVLEALLGIQSGFVRTPKYAIDGKTKERSWQQKKYRRTMGWLPLLEIGMTLYFVLTIAYAIHSEIWGVLPFLSIFVLGYGYVGVASLLNGLGVKKSSSLPGGHQLSPVTD; this is encoded by the coding sequence ATGAATCCCGTCCTGCCTGATTTGAATACAAACGGTTTTGTTTCCCTGCTGGAGAGCGCTGTCAGGATGCTGCCCGGACTGGAGAAATTTTCACGTACCAACAACATCAGCTATCTGTACACCTCGGACGCACTGGACTGGACAATTTTCATTCTCTATTTTGGACTGCTCTTCATCCTTGCCATCTATGGGGCTTACCGCCTGAGAATTACGTACCTGTTCCTACGCTACCACCAGTTTCGTCCGCAGCCAAAAGCCTATTTTGATGAAGATAATCTGCCGCATGTGACCGTTCAGCTTCCGCTGTTCAACGAAATGTATGTGGTCGAGCGCCTGCTGGCTGCCTGTGCGGCACTGGATTATCCAAAGGATAAGTTGGAAATTCAGGTTCTCGATGATTCGACGGATGAAACCCGGGCCATTGCCAAAGCGGCTGTCGAGCGTTATGCCGCCCAAGGGCTGGATATGGTCTATCTTCACCGGACGAACCGTGCCGGTTTCAAGGCCGGGGCGCTCAGCGAAGGTCTCAAAGTGGCCAAGGGGCAGTTTATTCTGATTTTTGATGCTGATTTTCAGCCAAAGCCGGACTGTATCCGTAAGATGATTCACTACTTTACGGAGCCACGGGTGGGGGTTGTCCAGTTCCGGTGGAGTCACCTCAATGCTGACTACAATCTGCTGACCCGTGTACAAAGTGTCATGCTGGATGGGCACTTTGTCATCGAGCACACGGCACGTCACCGCAGCGGCGGCTTTTTCAATTTCAACGGAACGGCTGGCATGTGGCGGCGGGAAGCCATTGTCTGGTCGGGCGGCTGGCAGGCTGATACCCTGGCTGAAGATACTGACCTCAGCTATCGCGCCCAGCTTCTGGGGTGGAAATTTGTTTACGTCCTCGATGAAGATGTACCGGCTGAACTCCCGGTTGACATCAATGCCTTCAAGGTTCAACAGCGTCGTTGGGCAAAGGGTTACACGCAGGTGGCTATGAAAATCCTGCCCCGCCTGGGTGGATTGAACCTGCCACTTCACGCCAAAATAGAAACCTTCTTTCACCTGTCAGGCAATCTCATCTACCCGCTTATGATTGTCTTTCACCTGCTTCATCTTCCAGTCCTGATCGTGCGCTACAATCAGGGGTTATTCCATCTCATGCTCCTGGATGTCCCCTTTCTGCTGCTCTCAATATTTTCAGTGACATCATACTACTTTATATCTCTCAAAGAGCTTTACGGAAGCAGATGGGAGAACTTGCTGCTTATCTATCTCGCTATGTCCATTGGGGTCGGGATTTCAATCAGCAATGCCAAGGCCGTGTTGGAAGCATTGCTGGGCATCCAGAGTGGTTTTGTCAGAACGCCAAAATATGCCATTGATGGGAAGACAAAGGAAAGAAGCTGGCAGCAGAAAAAATACCGCAGGACGATGGGATGGCTCCCCCTGCTTGAGATCGGCATGACCCTGTACTTTGTGCTGACGATTGCCTATGCCATTCACAGTGAAATCTGGGGCGTGCTGCCATTTCTTTCCATCTTTGTCCTTGGCTACGGATATGTTGGCGTGGCTTCACTGCTCAATGGCCTGGGTGTGAAGAAGTCCAGCAGCCTGCCGGGTGGTCATCAGCTTTCACCAGTGACAGACTGA
- a CDS encoding HD domain-containing protein translates to MALRRYSDPVHRIITLDRSLPFDALLMALIDTPEFQRLRRIRQLGLAFVVFQGAEHSRFAHSLGVMHTMTLALDTLQRSGVRLDAQVCGLARLAALLHDIGHGPFSHVMEKVLHQRHEDWTKRIIGDPATAIHGRLTSHDPQLLDTLIALLEGQFRPRFAAQLVSSQLDCDRFDYLLRDSLMTGVSYGCYDLPWILHALTVDTTNDSLIVRARGVLAVEEYLFARYHMFRRVYFHHALRAAENMLVAMFRRAVTLTHEGRLAFPLSGTAMDKLITGVPLTTAEYLSLDDADVLFHIKQWQRDPDPVLSDLAGRFLERRLFKSLDVSALSSEAIAEVRAALESALVKRGWPPEFYLLEDDAGDVPYFGPYLPDAPERHIIVEDHQTHPRQREISEVSAAVQGLRPYRLRRLCFPEDLRDIAHTTVASLVS, encoded by the coding sequence ATGGCACTGCGCCGCTACAGCGACCCGGTACACCGCATCATCACGCTCGACCGAAGCCTGCCCTTTGATGCGCTGTTGATGGCGCTCATTGACACGCCGGAGTTTCAGCGGCTGCGCCGGATTCGCCAACTCGGACTGGCCTTTGTCGTTTTTCAGGGGGCCGAACACAGCCGGTTTGCCCACAGCCTTGGCGTGATGCACACGATGACGTTGGCGCTGGATACGCTACAGCGCAGCGGCGTCCGGCTCGATGCCCAGGTCTGTGGGTTGGCGCGTCTGGCGGCGCTTCTGCACGACATCGGCCACGGACCGTTTTCGCACGTCATGGAGAAAGTTCTCCACCAGCGCCATGAAGACTGGACCAAACGCATTATTGGCGATCCGGCAACCGCCATTCACGGACGGCTCACCAGTCACGACCCACAGTTGCTGGATACCCTGATTGCCCTGCTGGAGGGCCAGTTTCGCCCGCGCTTCGCGGCACAACTGGTTTCCTCACAACTTGACTGCGACCGCTTTGACTACCTGCTGCGGGACAGCCTCATGACGGGCGTCAGTTACGGCTGCTATGACCTGCCGTGGATTCTCCATGCCCTGACAGTGGATACCACCAATGACAGCCTCATCGTCCGTGCGCGGGGGGTGCTGGCCGTGGAGGAATACCTGTTTGCGCGCTACCACATGTTCCGCCGGGTGTATTTCCACCACGCCCTGCGGGCGGCCGAAAACATGCTGGTTGCCATGTTCCGGCGGGCCGTGACGCTGACACACGAAGGCCGACTCGCCTTTCCGCTTTCCGGCACCGCCATGGATAAACTCATCACCGGCGTCCCGCTGACAACTGCCGAATATCTCAGCCTTGACGACGCCGACGTACTGTTTCACATCAAGCAGTGGCAACGCGACCCTGACCCCGTTTTGTCTGACCTGGCCGGACGTTTTCTGGAGCGGCGGCTTTTCAAGTCGCTCGACGTTTCTGCCCTTTCGTCAGAAGCCATTGCCGAAGTTCGGGCGGCTTTGGAGTCAGCCCTGGTGAAGCGCGGCTGGCCGCCGGAGTTCTACCTGCTCGAAGACGATGCCGGAGACGTACCGTACTTTGGCCCCTATCTGCCCGACGCACCGGAGCGGCACATCATCGTCGAAGACCATCAGACGCACCCCCGCCAGCGCGAGATTTCCGAAGTCTCGGCGGCCGTACAGGGCTTGCGTCCCTACCGCCTGCGTCGGCTGTGCTTCCCGGAAGACCTGCGTGACATTGCCCATACGACCGTTGCCAGCCTGGTCAGTTGA
- the rsmI gene encoding 16S rRNA (cytidine(1402)-2'-O)-methyltransferase, giving the protein MPLYVVPTPIGHLEDITYRAVRVLREADLIACEDTRRTRQLLHHYGISTPLISYHEHNERQRTGELLERLRAGDTIALVSDAGTPLISDPGGQLLRAAIDAGLPVSALPGPCAATTALSAAGLSAEGFHFVGFLPPKSATRRKALEALADEPVTMVFYEAPHRLLAFLQDALTILGDRPAVVARELTKLHETYVRGTLATLTAHFGAETPRGEIVVLIDGKPTVPLPPPDDTILLAEIERGIAEHGLSATEAIRQTAQRYGLPRRQVYQQWLRHRAVAPRGA; this is encoded by the coding sequence ATGCCGCTTTACGTGGTGCCGACCCCCATTGGCCATCTGGAAGACATCACCTACCGCGCCGTTCGGGTCCTACGCGAAGCCGACCTCATTGCCTGCGAAGATACGCGGCGGACGCGCCAACTGCTGCACCACTACGGCATTTCGACACCACTCATCAGCTATCACGAACACAACGAACGGCAGCGGACAGGTGAACTGCTGGAACGGCTGCGGGCGGGCGACACAATAGCCCTGGTCAGTGACGCCGGCACGCCGCTCATTTCAGACCCGGGCGGACAGCTCCTGCGCGCCGCCATTGATGCGGGTTTGCCCGTCAGCGCCCTGCCCGGCCCCTGTGCCGCCACCACGGCATTGAGCGCCGCCGGCCTGTCGGCAGAGGGCTTTCACTTTGTTGGTTTTCTTCCACCCAAGTCGGCGACCCGGCGCAAGGCGCTCGAAGCCCTGGCTGATGAACCGGTCACGATGGTGTTCTATGAAGCGCCCCACCGGTTGCTGGCTTTTCTGCAGGATGCCCTGACCATACTGGGCGACCGCCCGGCCGTCGTGGCGCGGGAGTTGACCAAACTCCACGAAACCTACGTCCGGGGGACACTGGCCACCCTTACGGCGCATTTCGGGGCGGAAACACCGCGTGGAGAAATTGTCGTTCTCATTGACGGGAAACCCACCGTGCCACTGCCACCACCAGACGACACGATACTTCTGGCAGAAATCGAACGCGGCATCGCGGAACACGGGCTGAGTGCCACGGAAGCCATCCGGCAGACGGCACAGCGTTATGGACTCCCCCGCCGCCAGGTCTATCAGCAGTGGCTACGTCACCGGGCCGTTGCGCCACGCGGAGCATAA
- a CDS encoding flavin reductase family protein, with translation MTDTPQPTEQASIGAALGRISSGIFILTTGAGPKATGMLASFIKQVSFHPPMVMAAVRQGRPILTRLRESGAFAVNICHKQNGKLVAHFAKGFALDEPAFEGIPHEPAVTGVPVIPEALAYLDCVLRQEVTAGDHILFLGEVVAGSVTSEGEPMIRIRKNGFDY, from the coding sequence ATGACAGACACACCCCAGCCGACTGAACAGGCATCCATTGGCGCGGCGCTCGGCCGGATTTCCAGTGGCATTTTCATTCTTACCACCGGTGCCGGACCCAAGGCGACCGGGATGCTGGCTTCCTTCATCAAGCAGGTGAGCTTTCACCCGCCGATGGTCATGGCGGCCGTGCGGCAGGGACGGCCCATCCTGACGCGCCTGCGGGAAAGCGGCGCTTTTGCCGTCAACATCTGCCACAAGCAGAACGGCAAACTCGTGGCGCACTTTGCCAAGGGGTTCGCACTCGATGAGCCGGCGTTCGAGGGGATTCCCCATGAGCCGGCTGTGACAGGCGTGCCGGTGATCCCGGAAGCCCTGGCTTATCTGGATTGTGTCCTGCGGCAGGAAGTCACCGCCGGCGACCACATCCTGTTTCTGGGTGAAGTCGTAGCCGGAAGCGTCACGAGCGAGGGCGAGCCGATGATTCGCATCCGGAAAAATGGTTTTGACTACTGA
- a CDS encoding redoxin family protein, whose protein sequence is MPALYFPKFSRVFGMGLSRPGWAVIHVVCWTWLWCGLVAGQATDQSPSETNQAPNENVRKEAEEILEKVVENYKRLPSYRATVRLTSSNFTASDSEVMVRVKDRNRIEVRMRTNDGEWYGCSTPEGYFSYTSKDPSYYLSHTLPGGVSQSDVNVEDVASKSQIHGWGWYSVFGIWAGYNPVKSIAGNCKDITVEHLPDKPLTKVTLILKKPEGRILFTVNREQNELLAVRSETRPQGSAPTVFTETVTAFEPLPPDEEIAFVPPPGAKRIDVAPLPPRYSNALRPDATPFDFKAKDLNGKLVSLKTYKGKVLLLDFWATWCGPCRAELPKLREAYEKYKKQGFDILSISLDYDDDLTKESFIAFVKKEGMNWRHIYDGRGWRAHIAKQYGVTGIPFTLLIGRDGRIAAVNPRGEKLEPAIRAALAK, encoded by the coding sequence ATGCCAGCATTGTATTTCCCAAAGTTTTCAAGAGTCTTTGGTATGGGGTTGTCACGTCCCGGCTGGGCAGTCATTCATGTTGTTTGCTGGACCTGGCTGTGGTGTGGGCTGGTTGCGGGTCAGGCAACAGATCAGTCCCCCAGTGAGACAAATCAAGCTCCCAATGAAAATGTCCGCAAAGAAGCCGAGGAGATACTGGAAAAGGTCGTTGAGAATTATAAAAGGCTCCCTTCCTATCGGGCCACTGTTCGCCTTACCTCGTCTAACTTCACGGCCTCAGACTCTGAAGTGATGGTGCGCGTCAAGGACAGAAATCGGATAGAAGTCAGGATGAGAACAAACGATGGCGAGTGGTACGGGTGTTCCACTCCTGAAGGTTATTTCAGCTACACAAGCAAAGACCCCAGCTACTACCTCTCGCACACCCTCCCGGGTGGAGTATCGCAAAGTGATGTAAATGTCGAGGATGTTGCTAGCAAGAGTCAAATACATGGTTGGGGTTGGTATTCCGTTTTTGGTATCTGGGCTGGGTATAACCCGGTCAAGAGTATAGCCGGAAACTGCAAAGACATAACCGTTGAGCACCTGCCGGACAAGCCGTTGACAAAGGTGACACTGATCCTGAAAAAACCGGAAGGCCGTATCCTGTTTACGGTTAACCGGGAACAGAATGAGCTGCTGGCTGTGAGATCGGAAACTCGCCCACAGGGTTCTGCACCAACGGTTTTTACTGAGACCGTCACGGCTTTTGAGCCGTTGCCGCCGGATGAGGAAATTGCCTTTGTTCCGCCACCCGGCGCCAAACGGATTGATGTTGCCCCACTACCCCCAAGGTACAGTAACGCGCTCAGGCCTGACGCCACACCGTTTGACTTCAAAGCCAAGGATTTGAATGGCAAGTTGGTGTCACTCAAAACCTACAAGGGGAAGGTCCTGTTACTGGATTTCTGGGCAACCTGGTGTGGTCCTTGCAGGGCCGAACTTCCAAAGCTGAGGGAGGCTTATGAAAAATACAAAAAACAAGGTTTTGACATCTTGAGCATCTCACTTGATTATGATGATGATCTCACCAAGGAAAGTTTCATAGCCTTTGTCAAAAAGGAAGGGATGAACTGGCGACATATCTACGATGGGCGGGGTTGGAGAGCGCATATTGCCAAACAGTATGGCGTCACGGGGATTCCTTTCACGTTACTTATTGGACGCGATGGCAGGATTGCTGCGGTCAACCCTCGTGGAGAAAAGCTCGAACCAGCCATACGGGCGGCGCTGGCCAAGTAA
- a CDS encoding YebC/PmpR family DNA-binding transcriptional regulator, with amino-acid sequence MSGHSKWHTIKHKKGALDAKRGKITTRLVKELTVAARVGGGDPAGNPRLRKAIADAKAENIPNDTIERAIKRGTGEIEGAAYEEIIYEGYGPAGVAILLEAATDNRNRTVSELRHLFSKNGGNLGETGSVSWLFDPKGVITLEKDVKSEEELFEIAVGAGAEDLRDLGEYWEIQTQPEAFDAVLAALKAAGVPTVSADITRVPKTYVRLEGKDAQQMLKLYEALDDHDDVQKISTNFEIDDAEFDRLK; translated from the coding sequence ATGTCTGGTCATAGTAAGTGGCATACCATCAAACACAAAAAAGGGGCGCTCGACGCCAAGCGGGGCAAAATCACCACCCGGCTCGTCAAGGAACTGACCGTTGCGGCACGGGTCGGAGGCGGCGATCCGGCAGGCAACCCGCGTCTCCGCAAGGCCATTGCCGATGCCAAGGCGGAGAACATTCCCAACGACACCATCGAGCGGGCCATCAAGCGGGGCACGGGTGAAATCGAAGGTGCAGCCTACGAGGAGATCATCTATGAAGGCTACGGCCCAGCCGGCGTTGCCATTCTGCTCGAAGCTGCAACTGACAACCGCAACCGTACGGTCAGTGAACTCCGCCATCTTTTTTCCAAGAACGGCGGCAACCTGGGTGAAACCGGCAGCGTAAGTTGGCTCTTCGATCCCAAAGGCGTCATCACGCTCGAAAAGGATGTGAAGTCAGAAGAAGAACTTTTTGAGATTGCCGTTGGCGCTGGCGCCGAAGACCTGCGTGATTTGGGTGAATACTGGGAGATTCAGACGCAACCGGAGGCTTTCGATGCCGTCCTGGCGGCTCTCAAGGCGGCTGGTGTCCCAACGGTTTCGGCTGACATAACGCGCGTCCCGAAAACCTATGTTCGCCTTGAAGGGAAGGATGCCCAGCAGATGCTCAAGCTCTATGAGGCCCTCGACGACCACGATGACGTGCAGAAAATCTCGACCAATTTTGAGATTGATGATGCCGAGTTTGACCGGTTGAAGTAA